One Maribacter sp. HTCC2170 genomic window, TTCAATTTATCACTTGCTCCTGCAATTTTCAAGGCTTTACTAAAACCAATATCTTCAGGCAAGTATCCAAGAATAAAGAAAAATGCCATGAACATTCCAGCGAAAATGATGAACATCTGATGTTTTTGCGTAACACTAACCGCTTTTGTACCACCTGAAACAGTATAGATTATCACCAAAGAGCCTATTATAATGTTTAAGGTTCTCAAGTCCCAACCTAGAACTGCGGAAAGAATTATTGATGGGGCAAAGATTGTTATACCAGCTGCAAGACCACGTTGAATCAGGAAAAGAATTGCAGCTAAAGATCTTGTTTTGAGGTCAAATCGGTTTTCAAGGAATTCGTATGCCGTGTAAACTTTGAGTTTATGGTATATTGGAATAAATACCAGGCAGATGATAATCATTGCAATGGGTAAACCAAAATAAAATTGCACAAAGCCCATTCCGTCATGAAACGCCTGTCCTGGAGTCGAAAGAAAAGTTATTGCACTGGCCTGGGTTGCCATAACCGATAGACCAATGGTCCACCATTTTGATTGGTTTCCACCGCGCACATAATCATTTACATCCTTACTGCCCCGTGTTTTCCAAACCCCATAACTAACGATGAACAAAAGCGTTCCAGAAAGAATTATCCAATCGAGTGTTCCCATATCAAGTAAAAGCTGTCATTATATAACTAAATACCAAAATATAAATGATGTTAAGAACAAGCACCAATGAATATTCTTTTTTCCAAACAAAGTTTTTCTCCATGATCAACCTTTAATTTCACTTTTTTTATCAACGTTTTGTTTTCCTACGGATAACATGTTGGCAAACAATTTATAAGCTCCAGATACTCCAACTGGCAGTTCTCTGAAAAAACTAAGTCCCGTATATATATAATTTCCTTTTCCGTGAGGTGCAATCAATAAACTTCCTGACTTAGAAGTTTCTCCTTCATCGCTCATAGAAAGGATTGGGGTAAATTGTTTGTCCCAATCATTCGGAAAGTATAGACCACGTTCTTGTACCCAACCATCAAAGTCGGATTCGGTTATTTTATTGGGGTAATTAACAAGTTCATGGTCTTTTGCAATTATTTCAACGGCCGAATTCTCATCTGTCACCCTATCTCTTGAGAGTTTTAAAGGGTAAGGAGCTAAATTATCGAATTGTTTGTCCCATCTCCCAGCAGTGTTATACTGTACAATTAAATTACCTCCATTGGCAACATAATCAAATAAATATTTTTGTTTGAATTTTAATTCGCTTACCACATTATATGCTCGTATACCAACAACAATGGCATCATATTTTTTTATGGATTCTTCGTTAATTGAGTTGGGGTCAATTGTATGGACCTGATATCCAATTTGCTCTAAACTTTCAGGAACTTGATCTCCGGCACCTACTATATAACCAATATGTTCACCCACTTTCTGTATATCAAGTCGAACAACTTTAGCCTCAGAAGGAAGTAAAATTTGTTGGGTTGGTACATGGTCATAAGCAATGGTTACCAATTCTTTAGTATATTGATTACCGTTTATTTTAACTATGGGGGAAATATAGTTTTCATCTTCATTGTTAGGCGGGGTCAATTCAAAAACAATAACCTGTTCATCACCTTTTTTAGCAATTTCGAATGATTTACTTTCTTGATCTACTTTCCATCCTTCTGAATAACAGAATTGTACCTCTCCTTTAAGATTATCTTTATGCGCCTTTACGGTAACAGGTATCTTTTTAGTATTTCCATTTGCAAAAATAATAACCTTGTCACTGAATTTAGCTGTTGCCTCTGGCAGTACATTAAAAGGCTGGTATAACTCGCCTTTATCAGGTCTCGAATATCTGTGGACCACGGGTTTTTTGAATTCTATTTCATAACCATTAAAGTCTAAAACAAAGCAGGCGAAAAAAGCAGGTGGTGTCTCTGGTTTACCAATCAATGAAGTGTTTTCAACAGTGTACATTCCTAAACTACCTTTTTTCTTTAACCAATAAGGACTGGTGAAAGCGGTTGTTTTTGGAATCGTCAATTCTAAATCAAAATTGAGTTTTTCATTTTCTGACAAGACTTGTTCTTTATTCTCGGTAATGTGATTAACTGAAATTGACTTCAAAACGATTTCTGCCTTACTTCTATTCAAGGCCTCTATGTTGATTTTGATGGAATTTCCAGGATTCGCCATTGGATTGCTTACCGATACCTCAAGATAAAGGCCTGTAACTGCAGCAACTATATCTTCTATTTGATTGGTTTTTAGGGATTTCCAATGCTCGTCTGAAATATTTTGAATCAGGTTATGAGCCTTGAGTAAATTTGGTAGATGCCTAGAAGGATTTTTGAAATCAAAATTATTTTCAACCTCATATAATAGTTTTCCTATGGCCTCACCGCCTTCGATTCTTGACCAAGAAGTATCAATTCCGTCGAAAATATTATTCTTA contains:
- a CDS encoding PIG-L family deacetylase, yielding MRNLLVSLIGFFLVINLLNGQAPKKNSSSDIYHSVQKLNFLGSALYIAAHPDDENTRLISYLSNEVKARTAYLSLTRGDGGQNLIGPELRELLGVLRTQELLAARRVDGGEQFFTRANDFGYSKHPKETLKLWNKDSVLSDVVRTIRKFKPDVIINRFNHRTPGSTHGHHTSSAMLSVEAFDLAGNPNSFSNQLKGMDVWQPKRLFFNTSWWFYGSEEKFKEADKSNMLNFDIGVYYPMLGVSNNEIASLASSQHLCQGFGRLSTRGSQNEYVELLKGDLPKDKNNIFDGIDTSWSRIEGGEAIGKLLYEVENNFDFKNPSRHLPNLLKAHNLIQNISDEHWKSLKTNQIEDIVAAVTGLYLEVSVSNPMANPGNSIKINIEALNRSKAEIVLKSISVNHITENKEQVLSENEKLNFDLELTIPKTTAFTSPYWLKKKGSLGMYTVENTSLIGKPETPPAFFACFVLDFNGYEIEFKKPVVHRYSRPDKGELYQPFNVLPEATAKFSDKVIIFANGNTKKIPVTVKAHKDNLKGEVQFCYSEGWKVDQESKSFEIAKKGDEQVIVFELTPPNNEDENYISPIVKINGNQYTKELVTIAYDHVPTQQILLPSEAKVVRLDIQKVGEHIGYIVGAGDQVPESLEQIGYQVHTIDPNSINEESIKKYDAIVVGIRAYNVVSELKFKQKYLFDYVANGGNLIVQYNTAGRWDKQFDNLAPYPLKLSRDRVTDENSAVEIIAKDHELVNYPNKITESDFDGWVQERGLYFPNDWDKQFTPILSMSDEGETSKSGSLLIAPHGKGNYIYTGLSFFRELPVGVSGAYKLFANMLSVGKQNVDKKSEIKG